The Desulfurococcaceae archaeon DNA window CATCAACACCGTACTTGCACCTATAGGTATCCGGGTAGTCTACGAAGTAGACGTTTTTGAACTGCATGCACGACCTGACCTCGCTACTAAACGAGCCCCCCACGGCTACTCCGAGAGCTGTCGTGCCGTGATACGAGTAAGTGTAACTAATTATCCCCGGCTTCCTCGCGTATATGAGCGCGGATTTCAGCGCGGAGTCGCACGCGTCGCTACCGCTGAGCCCGTAAATTACCTTTTTACGGAAACTACCTGGAGCCATTTTTACGAGCAATTCAGCCAAGGTAATTGCCGGCTCGTGGTACAGGTAGAGGCAATAGTGCGTAAACTTGTCGACATGTTCTTTGATGGCGTTGACTACATAATCGTTGGTGTGGCCAACATTATATGATGCAGCGCTCGACAGGAAGTCTATGTACTCCCGCCCCTCCACATCCCATACCTTAGCGTTCTTAGCTCTTTGCACAACTAAGGGGAAGTACTTGAATGCCTGACTCGATGAAATGTATGTCCTGTACTTTTCGATCAGCTCGCGCGTTCTCAAAGGAAGACCCCCATCAATCGTACATTGAAGTAGAAAATTTAAGTATTTAGCTACCAAGCCCCTGTAGCACCGTGGACAGATAATAACGACAACCTAGAGAGACCAATGTTACTAATGTTGCTATTAAAGGCCTCACGCACGTCGATGTCTATATTCCACTAACGCCTACACGGTAGAGAGCGAGTTAGTCGCTACCTCCCTTACATTATTCCTTCATACGCGTGTTTATACGTTTCTGAGGACTCCAGTACTTTCCTATTCCTGGTGTACTTCCTGTATGGTTGTGTTAGTGCAAAACCGTGCTCCCTCATGATCCTGTCTCTGTAGATGTCTTCGAAGATGTTGTAAGCGCAGAACGGTATAACCCTCCCATCAGGTACCACGTAGTGGACATTGCACCTCTGGACTCTCTGTATGTCGTAGTTGTAAAGGTCCATGAAGTGCATCTGGCCGATGAAGAGTAGCTTGTAGTGTAGCTCTCCAAGGGCTTCATAACTTCTCTTCACGATTATGTTAATTAAGATCTTGTATATGTCGAACTCCCTGGGCGCCTTGTCCTGGTCTATGAACTTTCTAATAGCATAGAGCAGCTTCATTCCCGTTAAGATCCTACTAGAGCCGCTTATTAGGTCGCCCCACTTCTCACGGAGGTACTCTAGTAGACCGTCTATGTCAATGAACTTCGTCACTGGTATTAGCCGGGTCTTAGTACCCTCCTTCTCGACATACACATATGTACCGACACCGCATACTGGGTGGTTTGACATCTCGAACTTGTACTCCCCGCTAAACGACTCAATGAATCTCGAGAAAACCACGCTAGCGTTTACCGGGAACCAGGCATCTCTAGGTATTTCGCCGTCCGTCTGCTCTTCGATGAGCTTCGCTATTTCGGGTATGGTGATCCTGTACTTCTCCCTTTCTTGCTTCTTCATGTAGCCGGTTAAGCTGACTGGCTGGAAGTTAACTGACCTCACGACGTCTACGTGCTTGGCCGCGAACTTTATGATTGCGCCCAGCTCGTGGGTGTTCACGCCTTTAATTACCGTTGGTACGAGGACGATGCTTGTAATTCCCGCCTTTCTGAAAACTTCAAGTATGTATGGCACCTCCCAGTGGTTTTTCCAGTTAGTTCTCGGCGTCACGCCGTCAAAGCTCAGGTACACGGTGTTGAGGCCCGATGTCCTGAGGCCCTTAGCGTACTCCACTGCCTTAACTGGGTCCTCCAAGTACAGCTGGGCAATTTTTAAACCGTTGGTATTGAGCTGTATATGCCTAATGCCCTCTTCTCTGAGTAATCTCACTATGTCTACTAAGTCATCTCTGAGGAGGGGCTCTCCCCCAGTAATCTGCACGGCTATCGTTGCACCCTGCTTCTTGACGCTCCTGATCATCGCCTTTATCTGCTCTAGTGTTGGCTCGTAGACGTAACCGGCTGCCTCGGAATAGAAGAAGCAGTACCAGCAACTGAGGTCACATCTATTAGTTACCACTAGGTTTATGAGGGCACTGTGTTGCTTGTGCATTGCACAGAGCCCGCAGTTGAAGGGACACACGGTCTGAACGCGCGTGTACACGTGCTTTGTTCCCCGACCCTCATCTACGAACTTTAACACCCTCTTGTAGAACTCTACATCACCGTAGTAAAGTTCTTCTACCTCGCCGTGGTCCGGGCACGTTCTACGGATGAAGACACTGCCACCTCTCTCGACAATAACGGCTGGAAGCACCCGGTAGCAGTATGGACAGACACTAAGCGTAAGCGAGAGAACTTCCTCGCCCTCTCTTAGTTTAGGAATTACGTACGCGATTTCCCCGGGATGCTTAGTACTCATAAACACCACTATAAACTTGATATAAGAGCATTAGGGTATAAAAAGTTCGAAAGGTGGTGCTTCTGGGCAAAGTGGTGATCATTGCTGGAACGCCCGGTACCGGTAAATCGGTTATTTGCGGTAAGCTTGCCGAAACGTGTGGAGCAGTAGTTGTCGACTTGAGCCGAGTCGCCTTGGAAAAGGGCTTTATAACCATGTACGACGAGTTAAGGAGCACCTACGTAGTCGATGAGGAGAGGCTGGTAACGCATGTTCGCGAGCTGGTGAAGTCGTTAGAGGGCATTGTCATTTTGCAAACCCACTACCCGGAGATCCTTCCAAGAGATCTAGTAGACATGGTCGTGGTGCTGAGAACCCACCCCCTAATACTCGAGAAAAGGCTACTTGAACGTGGTTGGAGCAGGAGAAAGGTGAACGAAAACGTCATGGCCGAAATACTTGGAGTTATAGCCGTAAACGCCCTTAACACGTTCGGCGAGGACAAAGTCTTCGAAGTCGATACGACAAACATAAGGCCTGAACTCGTAGACCTCCTGTGCTCGGCTATTAAGGGGCTCACCAGGCTTGAACCCGGCGTTAAAGTTGACTGGTTAAGCGTACTCAGCCCTGAAGAGGTGGCTAGGTTTGAAGACTACGTGGGGGGAGAAGACTAGTGGAGGGGGTATAATACTCGCCTCGTGGAATCAAGTACGTAAACTGGTATCTAGATCCGATATCGTGCTCCTGGTGCTAGACGCCAGGGACCCGATAAGCACTTTTAGCGAGAAGCTCGCTGAGATCGTCAAGAAGCACGGGAAGAAGCTACTACTCGTCCTGAACAAATGCGACTTAGTACCTAGGAGCGTTACCGAGGAGTGGAAGGGGTACTTCGAGAGGCGTGGATATCACGCAGTGTACATGTCGGCCGCTAAGCGCATGGGCACCTTTAAACTAAAATCCGCAATTAAGCGCGCGGCCCCTGCTTTACCAGCAGTAGTAGCCGTTGTCGGCTACCCAAAAGTGGGGAAGTCTTCAGTAGTAAATGCCCTCAAGGGCAGGCACTCGGCTACTACAAGCCCCTACCCCGGGAGCCCGGGATATACCCGCCACTTCCAGCTTTACAGGGTTGACGATAACATACTAGTGATAGACTCCCCGGGCATACTGCCGGTGGAAGGGGACCCGCTAGAGAGGATCCTCCGTGGATACCCGCCGGAAAAGCTGGAAGACCCGGTACCCTACGCGATAATGCTCATAGAGCGCATCTTGAAGTTTAATCCCAAAGCGTTCACGTATACGTACAGGGTTGAGTCGAAGACGCCGATTGAAATCCTAGAACAGCTTGCAGCCCGCAGGGGCTGGTTTTACAAGTCGACAAAAGAACCACTAATAGAAGAGGCGGCAAGGACCATCATCAGGGATTACCACGACGGTAAACTAGTTTACTACATAAAAGCGTCGCAATTAGAAAATAAACTTGGTGTGAGCAGCATTGATAAGAGTAAAGGTTCTTGAAACGGGCAGCGTGTTCGAGCTCGAGGAAAACGAGATCAAGGTACGGGACTTACTTAGAAAGCTCGGTCTACTAGAATCAGAGCATGTAGTGCTGAAAAACAACGCCATAGTCACGGAAGACGACGTTATCGTTAGTGGGGAAGAAGTAGTAGTCTTCACCGTTAAGTCCGGGGGCTAGACGCTAGGAATGCGGTACTTGTGCACATTCATCGCGGGCACTGGCCTACTTTGGCGGCCACACCCTGTCGAAGTATACGTTCTTAGACTTCACGGAAAGGGGTATACCATAAATCACATCGGCATCCACGAGCTTTAGTTCTAGCGCTGCAACGCCCGCTGAGTACATTATCCTATTATCGACGTTTAGCGAAGAGGCAACCTTGACTGCCGAGCCCAGCGCTATTCCGAGATTTATTAGAGAGTTTACCAGGTCCGGGTCGTACTTGTACGCTTCTGGTTTTCTAAACCCGAAATTGATGATCCTGCACCCTATAAGTACGAGTACATCGCTTTTACGGATACTTTCGGCATCCCTCTTAAAAAAGTCTCCATACCTCTCCGCCAGTTCTTCCATTTTCTGTGCAACTTTCTCCAGTTCGTCTCTCTCGGTGAGAACCACCGAGGTGATGTTGTCTACTCCGCGCGCTTTAGGCGCTGTCTTGGCAGCTGCCACCATTAGCTCGGCCACCATTAGTGCGGATCTTTTTATGGCCTCCCTTTCTTCGATCAATCTATCGCCCCCGCAACTACTACCCCTTCGATGCGCCCACTATGAACCTGGCATCAACCACGAGCGCTCTATCCGGGTACACCACTACTGGGTTCAAGTCAGCCGATTCTATCTCGGAGTGCTCGTTCAATAGTTTACCCAGCTTAACCAGGATGTCCGCTACGCTGTAAACGTCTACGGGTGGTGTGTCCCTGAAACCCTTTAGGATTGTCGCGCTCCTGATCTCATTTACCATTTCAAGCGCCTCTTCGAGCGTAAATGGCCATATGCGGAAAGTTACGTCTTTGAAGACTTCCGTGAACACTCCTCCAAGACCAAACATTACTGCCACTCCGAACGTGTAGTCCCTCAACCCGCCGACTATCACTTCCACTCCGCGAGGAACCATCTTTTGGACTAGTATTCCGTTCACGCGGGCACCCTGAACCCTTGACTTCACGTTTTTCATTATTTTCTCGAAACCTTCTACA harbors:
- a CDS encoding radical SAM protein, giving the protein MSTKHPGEIAYVIPKLREGEEVLSLTLSVCPYCYRVLPAVIVERGGSVFIRRTCPDHGEVEELYYGDVEFYKRVLKFVDEGRGTKHVYTRVQTVCPFNCGLCAMHKQHSALINLVVTNRCDLSCWYCFFYSEAAGYVYEPTLEQIKAMIRSVKKQGATIAVQITGGEPLLRDDLVDIVRLLREEGIRHIQLNTNGLKIAQLYLEDPVKAVEYAKGLRTSGLNTVYLSFDGVTPRTNWKNHWEVPYILEVFRKAGITSIVLVPTVIKGVNTHELGAIIKFAAKHVDVVRSVNFQPVSLTGYMKKQEREKYRITIPEIAKLIEEQTDGEIPRDAWFPVNASVVFSRFIESFSGEYKFEMSNHPVCGVGTYVYVEKEGTKTRLIPVTKFIDIDGLLEYLREKWGDLISGSSRILTGMKLLYAIRKFIDQDKAPREFDIYKILINIIVKRSYEALGELHYKLLFIGQMHFMDLYNYDIQRVQRCNVHYVVPDGRVIPFCAYNIFEDIYRDRIMREHGFALTQPYRKYTRNRKVLESSETYKHAYEGIM
- a CDS encoding adenylate kinase family protein — encoded protein: MLLGKVVIIAGTPGTGKSVICGKLAETCGAVVVDLSRVALEKGFITMYDELRSTYVVDEERLVTHVRELVKSLEGIVILQTHYPEILPRDLVDMVVVLRTHPLILEKRLLERGWSRRKVNENVMAEILGVIAVNALNTFGEDKVFEVDTTNIRPELVDLLCSAIKGLTRLEPGVKVDWLSVLSPEEVARFEDYVGGED
- a CDS encoding GTPase, whose protein sequence is MKTTWGEKTSGGGIILASWNQVRKLVSRSDIVLLVLDARDPISTFSEKLAEIVKKHGKKLLLVLNKCDLVPRSVTEEWKGYFERRGYHAVYMSAAKRMGTFKLKSAIKRAAPALPAVVAVVGYPKVGKSSVVNALKGRHSATTSPYPGSPGYTRHFQLYRVDDNILVIDSPGILPVEGDPLERILRGYPPEKLEDPVPYAIMLIERILKFNPKAFTYTYRVESKTPIEILEQLAARRGWFYKSTKEPLIEEAARTIIRDYHDGKLVYYIKASQLENKLGVSSIDKSKGS
- a CDS encoding MoaD/ThiS family protein, producing MIRVKVLETGSVFELEENEIKVRDLLRKLGLLESEHVVLKNNAIVTEDDVIVSGEEVVVFTVKSGG
- a CDS encoding DUF2148 domain-containing protein: MIEEREAIKRSALMVAELMVAAAKTAPKARGVDNITSVVLTERDELEKVAQKMEELAERYGDFFKRDAESIRKSDVLVLIGCRIINFGFRKPEAYKYDPDLVNSLINLGIALGSAVKVASSLNVDNRIMYSAGVAALELKLVDADVIYGIPLSVKSKNVYFDRVWPPK
- a CDS encoding acetate--CoA ligase family protein, with the translated sequence MAQGQGDLKSGRYKLLEHEAFRLLEEYGIPYPPYGLAKTPEEAAELASKIGFPVVLKVVSPDISHKTDVGGVVLGVSSVEEVVEGFEKIMKNVKSRVQGARVNGILVQKMVPRGVEVIVGGLRDYTFGVAVMFGLGGVFTEVFKDVTFRIWPFTLEEALEMVNEIRSATILKGFRDTPPVDVYSVADILVKLGKLLNEHSEIESADLNPVVVYPDRALVVDARFIVGASKG